The following proteins are encoded in a genomic region of Streptomyces gobiensis:
- a CDS encoding DUF6186 family protein: MAEHPVIGYLIWAVLFAALFIWEGFGLARAGEAYPTLSDALRAVMRYPVARWVLFGLWLWFGWHTFVRGWHFLLRDPQ, from the coding sequence GTGGCAGAACATCCAGTGATCGGATATCTCATCTGGGCGGTTCTCTTCGCCGCCCTGTTCATCTGGGAAGGCTTCGGCCTCGCACGGGCCGGCGAGGCCTACCCCACCCTCAGTGACGCCCTGCGCGCGGTGATGCGCTATCCGGTGGCGCGATGGGTGCTGTTCGGGTTGTGGCTGTGGTTCGGCTGGCACACCTTCGTCCGTGGCTGGCACTTCCTGCTCCGGGACCCGCAGTGA
- a CDS encoding DUF6256 family protein, translated as MPLAQNISTMLVGYLLVMGILGLGLRILSRYPDERGRLARTAGRGVSRGWAGLIRQVVGTAVGGYVLLMIVLVGHYFGIAHLFGVAHLNGRVVASAVTGCAVLVAVVLPVFFIASWLVEWRRRGRGHGAGR; from the coding sequence ATGCCCCTCGCGCAGAACATCTCGACCATGCTGGTCGGCTATCTGCTGGTCATGGGAATCCTCGGCCTCGGCCTGCGCATCCTGAGCCGGTACCCGGACGAACGCGGGCGGCTGGCCCGCACCGCGGGCAGAGGCGTGAGTCGGGGCTGGGCCGGGCTGATCCGCCAGGTCGTCGGCACCGCCGTGGGCGGCTACGTGCTGTTGATGATCGTGCTGGTCGGCCACTACTTCGGCATCGCACATCTATTCGGTGTGGCGCACCTGAACGGTCGAGTGGTGGCGAGCGCGGTCACCGGTTGCGCCGTGCTCGTGGCGGTCGTGCTGCCGGTGTTCTTCATCGCGTCATGGCTGGTCGAGTGGCGGCGGCGCGGGCGGGGGCACGGTGCTGGGCGCTAG
- a CDS encoding TetR/AcrR family transcriptional regulator has translation MAVQDKRARPDASLFDRALAPAPPEDALREKILDAAREQFMTFGLRRSTVDDVAKRARVSRVTVYRRIGNKDQLVQECLLREYRRFVTEVDEAVSALPTMEERMVEGFVVLLRHIRDHPLIGGLMRLEPELMLPYLTVDSGPSFLAMREYLAARLRHAQRTEGRPDRDPTPVAELMVRITVSFLLNPVSCFELDDDDQSRTFVRRYLVPLLDS, from the coding sequence ATGGCCGTGCAGGACAAGAGAGCGAGACCGGACGCGTCGCTGTTCGACCGTGCGCTGGCACCGGCTCCGCCCGAGGACGCGCTGCGGGAGAAGATCCTGGACGCCGCCCGTGAGCAGTTCATGACCTTCGGACTACGCCGCTCGACCGTCGACGATGTGGCCAAGCGGGCCCGGGTGTCCCGGGTGACCGTGTACCGGCGGATCGGCAACAAGGACCAGCTGGTGCAGGAGTGCCTGCTGCGCGAGTACCGCCGCTTTGTGACCGAGGTCGACGAGGCCGTGAGCGCACTGCCGACCATGGAGGAGCGGATGGTGGAGGGCTTTGTGGTTCTCCTGCGGCATATCCGCGACCATCCGCTCATTGGCGGTCTGATGCGGCTGGAGCCAGAGCTGATGCTCCCGTATCTGACCGTTGACAGCGGACCGTCGTTTCTGGCGATGCGCGAGTATCTTGCCGCACGGTTGCGGCACGCCCAGCGGACCGAGGGCAGACCGGACCGTGACCCGACGCCGGTAGCTGAGCTGATGGTGCGGATCACGGTGTCTTTTCTGCTGAACCCGGTCAGCTGCTTCGAGCTGGACGACGACGACCAGTCAAGAACCTTCGTCCGCCGCTACCTGGTCCCCCTACTGGACAGCTGA
- a CDS encoding aldehyde dehydrogenase family protein, translating to MTAEAAEPAEPAEPAEPAETFASFSPGTGEQLGEYRAFGAREVQAAVDQARTATAGWAAKGWSGRRAALLAWKRALARRTDEVAGMIADETGKPLPDARAEVLLAVVHLDWAARNARRVLGRRRVPSGLLAVHQRSLLAYRPLGVIGVIGPWNYPVFTPMGSIGYALAAGNGVVFKPSELTPGTGLLLARIFAEAVPEHAELLRTVTGLGPTGSALARSGADKVAFTGSPATARKVAAVCAETLTPMLAEGGGKDAVLVAADADLEEAAEAIVWGAMANAGQTCVGVERVYAVESVHQELCERIVQRARSLRTGADGEADYGPLTLPSQPGTVEYHLKEAVSAGAHASLGGPESVRAPYVHPIVLVDVPEDSPAMREETFGPVVAVNSVRDLDEAVDRANASSYALGAAVFTGSGRTGLAAAQRLRSGAVSVNSVLGFAAVPSLPFGGSGESGYGRIHGAEGLRSFAAPRAITVRRFSPYADLTSFATPRERAARAIELARRLHARF from the coding sequence ATGACCGCAGAAGCAGCAGAACCGGCCGAACCCGCAGAACCCGCAGAACCCGCAGAGACCTTCGCCAGCTTCTCGCCCGGTACCGGTGAACAGCTCGGCGAATACCGGGCGTTCGGGGCCCGGGAGGTCCAGGCGGCCGTTGACCAGGCCCGCACCGCCACCGCCGGCTGGGCGGCGAAGGGCTGGTCCGGGCGGCGTGCCGCGCTGCTGGCCTGGAAGCGCGCCCTGGCCCGGCGGACCGATGAGGTGGCCGGGATGATCGCCGACGAGACCGGCAAGCCCCTGCCCGACGCACGGGCTGAAGTGCTGCTGGCCGTAGTGCATCTGGACTGGGCCGCGCGCAACGCCCGTCGGGTGCTGGGCCGCAGGCGCGTGCCCTCCGGCCTGCTCGCGGTCCACCAGCGCTCGCTGCTCGCCTACCGCCCGCTGGGGGTGATCGGCGTGATCGGGCCGTGGAACTATCCGGTGTTCACGCCGATGGGCTCGATCGGTTACGCGCTGGCCGCGGGCAACGGTGTGGTCTTCAAGCCCTCCGAGCTCACCCCCGGCACCGGGCTGCTGCTGGCCCGGATCTTCGCCGAGGCGGTACCCGAGCACGCGGAGCTGCTGCGTACGGTGACCGGGCTGGGCCCCACCGGGTCGGCACTGGCCCGGTCCGGGGCGGACAAGGTCGCCTTCACCGGCTCGCCCGCCACCGCCCGTAAGGTCGCCGCGGTCTGCGCCGAGACGCTGACCCCGATGCTGGCCGAGGGCGGCGGCAAGGATGCCGTCCTGGTGGCGGCGGACGCCGACCTGGAGGAGGCGGCGGAGGCGATCGTCTGGGGCGCGATGGCCAACGCCGGACAGACCTGTGTGGGTGTTGAACGGGTCTACGCCGTCGAGTCGGTGCACCAGGAGCTGTGCGAGCGGATCGTCCAGCGGGCCCGGTCGCTGCGCACCGGTGCGGACGGGGAGGCGGACTACGGGCCGCTCACCCTCCCCTCCCAGCCGGGCACGGTCGAGTACCACCTCAAGGAGGCGGTCTCGGCGGGCGCCCACGCCTCGCTGGGCGGACCGGAGTCGGTACGCGCCCCGTATGTGCACCCCATCGTGCTGGTGGATGTCCCCGAGGACTCCCCCGCCATGCGGGAGGAGACCTTTGGACCGGTGGTGGCGGTGAATTCGGTGCGCGATCTGGACGAGGCGGTCGACCGCGCCAACGCTTCCTCGTACGCGCTGGGGGCGGCGGTCTTCACCGGTTCCGGGCGCACCGGTCTGGCGGCCGCCCAGCGGCTGCGCTCCGGTGCGGTGTCGGTGAACTCCGTCCTCGGCTTCGCCGCCGTGCCGTCCCTGCCCTTCGGTGGCTCGGGTGAGTCGGGGTACGGCCGGATCCACGGTGCCGAGGGGCTGCGGTCGTTCGCGGCGCCCCGTGCGATCACGGTGCGCCGCTTCAGCCCGTATGCCGATCTCACGTCGTTCGCCACGCCCCGGGAGCGGGCTGCGCGGGCCATCGAGCTGGCCCGCCGCCTGCACGCCCGCTTCTAG
- a CDS encoding oxygenase MpaB family protein, protein MGRYSRLRKIRQMDPERDLDQIFQWITRYEFPWDYAQGVSIAFLRDYGVPRISRLLDRTQEFEKAGQKRYDDTVLIGHEMAAEGFHSERAKAAARHLNRIHGKYQIPNEDYLYVLATTVVGPKRWIDRFGWRPLCTNEVRTLALVGHRLAEMMGIEGAPRDYAGFEKLLDDYEAEMFAYDPANRRVATATFRTMASWYPAPLRPLAARLSLALLDEPLLRALGFPLQPEWVRKLAEGTIRTRSTLVRLGPARPKWCPSPVKARSYPFGYTLDDLGPAWAHNRPLKPLPCEEPA, encoded by the coding sequence ATGGGCCGCTACAGCCGCCTGAGGAAGATCCGCCAGATGGATCCGGAGCGCGACCTCGACCAGATCTTCCAGTGGATCACCCGCTATGAATTCCCCTGGGACTACGCCCAGGGAGTGAGCATCGCCTTTCTGCGCGACTATGGCGTGCCCCGGATCTCCCGGCTTCTGGACCGCACCCAGGAATTTGAGAAGGCGGGGCAGAAGCGCTACGACGACACCGTGCTGATCGGTCATGAGATGGCCGCCGAGGGCTTCCACTCCGAGCGCGCCAAGGCCGCCGCCCGCCATCTCAACCGGATTCACGGGAAGTACCAGATTCCCAACGAGGACTATCTATATGTTCTCGCCACCACGGTCGTCGGCCCCAAACGGTGGATCGACCGGTTCGGCTGGCGCCCGCTGTGCACCAACGAGGTGCGTACGCTCGCCCTGGTCGGCCATCGGCTGGCCGAGATGATGGGCATCGAGGGCGCGCCGCGCGACTACGCCGGATTCGAGAAGCTGCTCGATGACTACGAGGCGGAGATGTTCGCCTACGATCCGGCCAACCGCCGGGTGGCCACCGCGACCTTCCGGACCATGGCCAGCTGGTATCCGGCGCCGCTGCGCCCGCTGGCCGCCCGGCTCTCGCTCGCCCTGCTGGATGAGCCCCTGCTGCGCGCCCTCGGTTTCCCGCTCCAGCCAGAGTGGGTACGGAAGCTGGCCGAGGGCACCATCCGTACCCGTTCCACCCTGGTACGACTCGGACCGGCCCGCCCGAAGTGGTGCCCGTCGCCGGTCAAGGCCAGGTCGTACCCCTTCGGCTACACCCTGGACGACCTCGGTCCGGCCTGGGCCCACAACCGTCCGCTGAAGCCACTTCCCTGCGAGGAGCCCGCATGA